The following proteins come from a genomic window of Sphingosinicella flava:
- the lpdA gene encoding dihydrolipoyl dehydrogenase yields the protein MSETYDLIVLGSGPGGYVAAIRASQLGLKTAIVERELLGGICLNWGCIPTKALLRSAEIFHYMQHAKDYGLAAEKISADLEAVVKRSRGVASQLNKGVTGLMKKNKVAVHMGTGKLTGKGKLTVTGEDGKTTELQAKNIIVATGARARDLPFAKADGNRVWTYRHAMTPKEMPTKLLVIGSGAIGIEFASFYNDMGAEVTVVEMLDRIVPVEDKDISAHLEKALKKQGMTIMTSAGVEKLDVGANGVKAAIKGKDGRIVEGDYSHVIVAIGIVPNTENIGLETLGVKAERGHIVTDGACRTNVEGLYAIGDVTAPPWLAHKASHEGVIAAEAIAGKHPHAMDPKNIPGCTYCHPQIASVGLTEEKAREAGYEVKVGNFPFIGNGKAIALGEPDGFIKTVFDAKTGELLGAHMIGAEVTELIQGYTIGKTGELTEAELMNTVFPHPTLSEMMHESVLAAYGRVLHI from the coding sequence ATGTCTGAAACCTACGACCTTATCGTTCTCGGCTCCGGTCCCGGCGGCTATGTGGCCGCGATCCGGGCGAGCCAATTGGGGCTCAAGACCGCGATCGTCGAGCGGGAGTTGCTTGGCGGCATCTGCCTCAACTGGGGCTGCATCCCGACCAAGGCGCTGCTGCGTTCGGCGGAGATCTTCCATTACATGCAGCATGCCAAGGATTACGGCCTTGCCGCCGAGAAGATCAGCGCGGATCTGGAAGCGGTGGTGAAGCGCTCGCGCGGGGTGGCGAGCCAGCTCAACAAGGGCGTCACCGGCCTCATGAAAAAGAACAAGGTCGCGGTGCACATGGGCACCGGCAAGCTGACCGGGAAGGGCAAGCTGACCGTCACCGGTGAGGACGGCAAGACCACCGAGCTCCAAGCCAAGAACATCATCGTCGCGACCGGCGCCCGTGCCCGCGACCTGCCCTTTGCCAAAGCGGACGGCAACCGCGTCTGGACCTATCGCCACGCGATGACGCCGAAGGAGATGCCGACCAAGCTGCTGGTCATCGGATCGGGCGCGATCGGGATCGAATTCGCGAGCTTCTACAACGACATGGGCGCCGAGGTGACGGTCGTCGAAATGCTCGACCGCATCGTGCCGGTCGAGGACAAGGATATCAGCGCCCATCTCGAAAAGGCTCTGAAGAAGCAGGGCATGACGATCATGACCAGCGCGGGCGTCGAGAAGCTCGACGTGGGCGCGAATGGCGTGAAGGCCGCGATCAAGGGCAAGGACGGCAGAATCGTCGAGGGCGATTACAGCCACGTCATTGTCGCCATCGGCATCGTGCCGAACACCGAAAATATCGGCCTTGAAACGCTTGGCGTGAAGGCGGAGCGCGGGCACATCGTGACGGACGGCGCCTGCCGGACCAATGTCGAGGGCCTCTACGCCATCGGCGATGTGACCGCGCCGCCCTGGCTCGCGCACAAGGCCAGCCATGAAGGCGTGATCGCGGCCGAGGCGATTGCCGGCAAGCATCCGCACGCCATGGACCCGAAGAATATTCCGGGCTGCACCTATTGCCACCCGCAGATCGCCAGCGTCGGGCTCACCGAGGAGAAGGCGCGCGAGGCCGGTTACGAAGTGAAAGTCGGCAACTTCCCCTTCATCGGCAATGGCAAGGCGATCGCGCTCGGCGAGCCGGACGGCTTCATCAAGACCGTGTTCGACGCCAAGACCGGCGAATTGCTCGGTGCCCATATGATCGGCGCGGAAGTGACCGAGCTGATCCAGGGTTATACGATCGGCAAGACCGGAGAGCTCACCGAGGCGGAGCTGATGAACACCGTTTTCCCGCACCCGACCCTGTCGGAAATGATGCACGAAAGCGTGCTCGCCGCTTACGGACGCGTGC
- a CDS encoding acyl-CoA thioesterase, with translation MSNHHDEIMPQGAPAIRVTAMPADANPYGDIFGGWLMSQMDLAAGSVASLHSGGRAVTIAVEGMAFHRPVFVGDEVSVFARLIAVGRTSMKIDVEAWRRGRHSDDAYKVTQATFTFVAVGEDRQPRRVAPLVEADA, from the coding sequence ATGTCTAATCATCATGATGAAATCATGCCGCAAGGCGCGCCCGCTATCCGCGTTACCGCCATGCCCGCCGACGCAAATCCATATGGCGACATTTTCGGCGGCTGGCTTATGTCGCAGATGGACCTTGCCGCGGGCTCTGTGGCTTCGCTGCACAGCGGAGGCCGTGCGGTGACGATCGCGGTCGAGGGCATGGCCTTCCACCGCCCGGTTTTCGTTGGCGACGAAGTGTCTGTCTTTGCGCGCCTGATCGCGGTCGGCCGCACATCCATGAAGATCGACGTCGAGGCCTGGCGCCGCGGCCGCCACAGCGACGATGCCTATAAGGTAACGCAAGCGACCTTCACCTTCGTTGCCGTGGGCGAGGATCGTCAGCCACGGCGGGTTGCACCCTTGGTGGAGGCGGACGCTTGA
- a CDS encoding pyruvate dehydrogenase complex dihydrolipoamide acetyltransferase, whose translation MPIELKMPALSPTMEEGTLAKWLVKEGDIVKSGDLLAEIETDKATMEFEAVDEGTIAKLLVAEGTDGVKVGTVIAMIAEEGEDAGAAASAPAAKQPVATDAGETGAGQPAKAPTPEPQEKGYGASPKDDAPLVKAQPQPGAGGDRVKASPLARRIAEQKGIDLSGITGSGPNGRIVKADIENAGGLAPRPAAPAQAPTAQPQAAMPVAGDIPGEAIKLSNMRKTIARRLTESKQTVPHFYLTVDCNLDALLKLRGELNKGLEGRGIKLSVNDLLIKALGVALTEVPNANVAFAGDNLIKYSRADISMAVAIEGGLITPVITDVANKPLSRIAQEAKDLALRARDGKLQPHEYQGGTASISNLGMYGIKQFDAVINPPQAMIMAVGAGEKRPYVVNDALSVATVMTATGSFDHRAIDGAVGAELMAAFKRLVEAPLGMLA comes from the coding sequence ATGCCCATCGAACTGAAGATGCCCGCTCTGTCCCCGACCATGGAGGAAGGCACGCTTGCCAAATGGCTGGTGAAGGAAGGGGACATCGTAAAGTCCGGCGATCTCCTTGCCGAGATCGAGACGGACAAGGCGACGATGGAATTCGAGGCGGTCGATGAAGGGACGATCGCCAAGCTGCTGGTTGCCGAAGGCACGGACGGCGTGAAGGTCGGCACCGTGATCGCGATGATCGCGGAAGAGGGCGAAGACGCAGGTGCTGCCGCTTCCGCTCCCGCCGCCAAGCAGCCGGTCGCGACGGATGCAGGCGAAACGGGCGCCGGTCAGCCTGCCAAGGCCCCGACTCCAGAACCGCAGGAAAAGGGCTATGGCGCCTCTCCCAAGGACGACGCGCCGCTTGTCAAGGCCCAGCCGCAGCCGGGCGCGGGCGGCGACCGCGTAAAGGCCAGCCCGCTCGCCCGCCGCATTGCCGAGCAGAAGGGCATCGATCTATCCGGCATCACCGGTTCCGGCCCGAACGGCCGGATCGTGAAGGCCGATATCGAAAATGCGGGCGGCCTTGCCCCGCGTCCAGCCGCGCCGGCCCAGGCACCCACCGCTCAGCCGCAGGCCGCGATGCCGGTTGCGGGCGACATTCCTGGCGAGGCGATCAAGCTCTCCAACATGCGCAAGACGATCGCGCGCCGCCTGACGGAATCGAAGCAGACGGTGCCGCATTTCTACCTCACCGTGGATTGCAACCTCGACGCACTGCTGAAGCTGCGCGGCGAGCTCAACAAGGGCCTGGAAGGGCGCGGCATCAAGCTGTCGGTCAACGATCTCCTGATCAAGGCGCTAGGCGTCGCGCTCACCGAAGTGCCGAACGCCAATGTCGCTTTCGCGGGCGACAACCTCATCAAGTATAGCCGCGCCGACATCTCGATGGCGGTGGCGATCGAGGGCGGGCTCATCACCCCGGTCATCACCGATGTCGCGAACAAGCCGCTGTCCAGAATCGCGCAGGAAGCCAAGGATCTCGCCTTGCGCGCCCGCGACGGCAAGCTCCAGCCCCACGAATATCAGGGCGGCACCGCCTCCATCTCCAACCTCGGCATGTACGGAATCAAGCAGTTCGATGCCGTCATCAACCCGCCCCAAGCCATGATCATGGCCGTCGGCGCGGGCGAGAAACGGCCGTACGTGGTGAATGATGCATTGTCCGTTGCCACGGTGATGACCGCCACCGGCAGCTTCGACCATCGTGCGATTGATGGTGCGGTAGGTGCCGAGCTGATGGCCGCTTTCAAGCGCCTTGTGGAAGCGCCCTTGGGGATGCTGGCTTGA
- a CDS encoding universal stress protein, with translation MRTYLVVIDDSAESRVALRFAARRAARTGSAVEILALIDPPEFVQWGGVQAAMEEEARLRAEAMVLEASGAILDEAGIQPSVITRQGDPVKVIGELLAEREVAALVLATSSNGGPGPLVAHFSNVAASLPCPLMIVPGGLSEEALDRIS, from the coding sequence TTGCGCACATATCTGGTGGTGATCGACGATAGCGCGGAATCCCGCGTGGCCTTGCGCTTCGCCGCCCGCCGCGCCGCAAGGACCGGAAGCGCGGTGGAAATCCTCGCCCTCATCGACCCGCCCGAATTCGTGCAATGGGGCGGCGTGCAGGCGGCGATGGAAGAGGAGGCGCGGCTCCGCGCCGAAGCGATGGTGCTGGAGGCTTCGGGCGCGATCCTGGACGAAGCGGGGATCCAGCCCTCCGTCATCACCCGTCAGGGCGATCCAGTGAAGGTGATCGGCGAATTGCTGGCGGAACGGGAGGTCGCCGCCCTTGTCCTCGCGACATCGTCGAACGGGGGGCCCGGTCCGCTGGTCGCGCATTTCTCCAATGTCGCGGCGAGCCTCCCCTGCCCGCTGATGATCGTGCCGGGCGGCCTCAGCGAAGAGGCGCTGGACCGGATCAGCTAA
- a CDS encoding GAF domain-containing protein, which yields MFNFEIAATDKAELYRQIGDAADALTLGEPDAIANMANIAALLWEAMPDLNWAGFYRNVGGELVLGPFQGRTACIRIPFGKGVCGTVAESRETQVVADVHAFPGHIACDSASASELVVPIVHDGRLIGVLDLDSPSPARFDPEDARGCEALIARIADRLI from the coding sequence ATGTTCAATTTCGAAATCGCGGCCACGGACAAGGCGGAGCTTTACCGCCAGATCGGCGATGCCGCTGACGCGTTGACCTTAGGCGAGCCGGACGCCATCGCCAACATGGCCAATATTGCGGCTCTGCTGTGGGAGGCCATGCCGGATCTGAACTGGGCGGGCTTCTATCGCAATGTGGGGGGCGAACTCGTCCTCGGCCCCTTCCAAGGCAGGACGGCCTGCATCCGCATACCGTTTGGGAAGGGCGTATGCGGCACGGTCGCGGAAAGCCGCGAGACGCAGGTGGTGGCCGATGTCCATGCCTTTCCCGGCCATATCGCCTGCGACAGCGCATCGGCTTCGGAATTGGTCGTGCCGATCGTCCATGACGGGCGGCTGATCGGTGTGCTCGATCTCGACAGTCCCAGCCCGGCGCGCTTCGACCCGGAAGATGCGCGGGGTTGCGAGGCTCTGATCGCGCGGATCGCGGATCGGTTGATCTAG
- the arfB gene encoding alternative ribosome rescue aminoacyl-tRNA hydrolase ArfB: MTTSDPIPIPDEALSETFIAASGPGGQNVNKVATAVQLRCDVYKLGLHPAVYQRLKELAGSKMTSGGEIVITARTWRTQEANREEARARLAELIAKAHIRQPKRVKTKPTRAAKAKRVDEKKKRSGVKQGRGKIRFD; this comes from the coding sequence ATGACGACCTCTGATCCCATCCCGATCCCGGATGAGGCGCTCAGCGAGACTTTTATCGCCGCGAGCGGTCCCGGCGGACAGAATGTCAACAAGGTGGCGACCGCCGTTCAATTGCGCTGCGACGTCTACAAGCTCGGCCTCCATCCCGCCGTTTATCAACGCCTGAAGGAATTGGCCGGGAGCAAGATGACGAGCGGCGGCGAGATCGTCATCACCGCCCGTACCTGGCGCACGCAGGAGGCGAACCGGGAAGAAGCCCGCGCCCGGCTGGCGGAACTCATCGCCAAGGCCCATATCCGCCAGCCCAAGCGGGTGAAGACGAAACCCACGCGGGCCGCCAAGGCGAAACGGGTGGACGAAAAGAAGAAGCGCAGCGGCGTGAAGCAGGGCCGGGGCAAGATCCGGTTCGACTAG
- a CDS encoding RluA family pseudouridine synthase gives MWADKILYIDAEAIVLDKPAGLAVTPGKAGGESLENYLDALRFGFQRFPHPVHRLDKDTSGCLLLSRNPKAHKRFAQAFEARRVEKRYVAIVDGVPPGTEGRIDLPLAKISSAEAGWRMVSRAQGQPAVTHWRLLTVKEGRALVLFKPETGRTHQLRVHAAEGLGYAISGDPIYGTGRGPMLLHALSLKVEREGKPAIEATAPLPPTFIQAGFGDDDL, from the coding sequence ATGTGGGCCGACAAGATCCTTTATATCGACGCCGAGGCGATCGTGCTGGACAAGCCGGCGGGTCTGGCCGTGACGCCCGGCAAGGCGGGTGGCGAGAGCCTCGAAAATTATCTCGACGCCCTGCGCTTCGGCTTCCAGCGCTTCCCCCATCCTGTCCATCGCCTCGACAAGGATACCAGCGGCTGCCTCCTTCTCTCCCGCAACCCCAAGGCGCATAAGCGGTTCGCCCAAGCCTTCGAGGCCAGGCGGGTGGAAAAGCGTTATGTCGCGATAGTGGATGGCGTGCCGCCCGGGACGGAAGGACGGATCGATCTTCCTCTCGCCAAAATCTCTTCGGCAGAGGCAGGCTGGCGCATGGTTTCTCGGGCACAGGGGCAGCCCGCCGTCACCCATTGGCGCCTTCTCACGGTGAAGGAGGGCCGTGCGCTCGTCCTGTTCAAGCCGGAAACCGGCCGCACCCATCAGCTCAGGGTGCATGCGGCCGAGGGCCTCGGCTACGCCATTTCGGGCGATCCCATATATGGCACGGGGAGGGGGCCGATGCTGCTTCATGCCCTCTCGCTCAAGGTCGAACGGGAAGGGAAGCCCGCCATCGAGGCGACGGCGCCGCTGCCGCCGACCTTCATCCAGGCCGGGTTCGGCGATGACGACCTCTGA
- the ctrA gene encoding response regulator transcription factor CtrA, with amino-acid sequence MRVLLIEDEPTMAKSIELMLNNEGFNVYTTDLGEEGLDLGKLYDYDIICLDLNLPDMHGYDVLKKLRAAKVGTPVLILSGIGEMDSKVRALGFGADDYVTKPFHRDELIARIHAIVRRSKGHSQSVIKTGKLAVNLDAKTVEVDGSRVHLTGKEYAMLELLSLRKGTTLTKEMFLNHLYGGMDEPELKIIDVFICKLRKKLSSACAGENYIETVWGRGYVLRDPEEIAAAPVAELA; translated from the coding sequence ATGCGCGTCCTGCTGATCGAAGACGAACCGACCATGGCGAAAAGCATCGAACTGATGCTCAATAACGAAGGCTTCAACGTCTATACGACAGACCTTGGCGAAGAGGGCTTGGACCTCGGCAAGCTCTACGATTACGACATCATCTGCCTCGACCTCAATTTGCCGGATATGCATGGTTACGACGTGCTGAAGAAGCTCCGTGCGGCGAAGGTCGGCACGCCCGTCCTCATCCTCTCCGGCATCGGCGAGATGGACAGCAAGGTCCGCGCTTTGGGCTTCGGCGCCGACGATTACGTCACCAAGCCTTTCCACCGCGACGAGCTTATCGCCCGGATTCACGCCATCGTCCGCCGTTCCAAGGGCCACAGCCAGTCGGTGATCAAAACCGGCAAGCTCGCCGTGAACCTCGACGCCAAGACGGTCGAAGTGGACGGCAGCCGCGTGCATTTGACCGGCAAGGAATATGCGATGCTGGAGCTTCTTTCGCTCCGCAAGGGCACGACCTTGACGAAAGAGATGTTCCTCAATCACCTTTACGGCGGGATGGACGAGCCGGAGCTGAAGATCATCGACGTCTTCATCTGCAAGCTCCGCAAGAAACTCTCCTCGGCCTGCGCAGGCGAGAATTATATCGAGACCGTCTGGGGCCGCGGCTACGTGCTGCGCGATCCGGAGGAAATCGCCGCGGCTCCGGTCGCCGAACTCGCCTAA
- a CDS encoding peptidase, which yields MTYCIGMLLDGGLVLMADTRTNAGVDNFSCYKKLHTLANGGDRYIFAATSGSLSVTQSVVGLLDEGLPGHDGSDGIRHLDSVPSMFRAAQLVGEAVQTVRAIMEPALSRQDVNSNVSLLLGGRVGTEQPRLFLIYSAGNFIECQPESPFFQIGETKYGRPILDRGVNWSTPLPLAVKIAFLSFDSTMRSNLGVARPIDLVVLPADTRAPLLTRRIQADDEYFNTLSMDWAQALAKAALAIPNPPFMEGFDAPDSSA from the coding sequence ATGACCTATTGCATTGGAATGCTGCTCGACGGCGGCCTCGTGCTGATGGCCGACACGCGGACCAATGCCGGCGTCGACAATTTCTCCTGCTACAAGAAGCTCCACACCCTCGCCAATGGCGGCGACCGCTACATCTTCGCCGCGACATCCGGCAGCTTGTCAGTCACCCAATCGGTCGTCGGCTTGCTGGACGAAGGATTGCCGGGCCATGACGGCAGCGACGGCATCCGTCATCTCGATTCCGTGCCGTCCATGTTTCGCGCGGCGCAACTGGTGGGTGAAGCGGTGCAAACGGTGCGCGCCATCATGGAGCCCGCACTCTCCCGGCAGGATGTCAACAGCAATGTCTCGCTGCTGCTCGGCGGGCGTGTCGGCACGGAACAGCCGCGCCTGTTCCTTATCTATTCGGCCGGCAATTTCATCGAGTGCCAGCCGGAATCGCCATTCTTCCAGATTGGGGAAACCAAATATGGCCGCCCCATCCTCGACCGCGGCGTCAATTGGTCGACGCCGTTGCCGCTGGCGGTGAAGATCGCTTTCCTGTCCTTCGATTCGACGATGCGCTCCAACCTCGGCGTCGCAAGGCCGATCGACCTCGTCGTCCTGCCTGCGGACACCCGCGCCCCTCTTCTCACTCGCCGCATCCAGGCCGACGACGAGTATTTCAATACCCTGTCGATGGACTGGGCCCAGGCGCTCGCCAAGGCGGCCCTTGCCATACCCAATCCGCCCTTCATGGAGGGTTTCGACGCGCCAGACTCTTCAGCGTGA
- a CDS encoding arginyltransferase: MSAPFRFPRFFVTTPAPCPYLPGKTERKVFTELSGPNAAELNDALGRIGFRRSQGVAYRPSCIDCAACVSVRVVASEFQPNATQRKLIRRHSDLEVTACKPWTTEEQYELLCRYLKARHPVGGMVGMDESDFADMVEQSPVKTFLVEYREPSADGRPGKLVGACLTDQQGDGLSMIYSFFETDDPARQGLGTYIILDHLLRAGRAKLPYVYLGYWVAEARRMAYKARFKPIERLGADGWRRFEPDQGELPLN, encoded by the coding sequence GTGAGCGCACCGTTTCGTTTTCCCCGATTCTTTGTCACGACGCCCGCGCCGTGTCCCTATCTGCCGGGCAAGACCGAACGGAAGGTTTTTACCGAGCTTAGCGGGCCGAATGCGGCTGAGCTCAACGATGCGCTGGGCCGCATCGGCTTCCGGCGCAGCCAGGGCGTCGCCTACCGGCCGAGCTGCATCGATTGCGCGGCCTGCGTGTCGGTGCGCGTCGTGGCCAGCGAATTTCAGCCGAACGCCACCCAGCGCAAGCTCATCCGCCGCCATTCCGACCTGGAGGTCACCGCGTGCAAGCCGTGGACGACGGAGGAGCAATATGAACTCCTGTGCCGTTATTTGAAGGCACGGCATCCGGTTGGCGGCATGGTCGGCATGGACGAAAGCGATTTCGCCGACATGGTCGAGCAAAGCCCGGTCAAGACCTTCCTCGTCGAATATCGCGAACCGAGCGCCGACGGGCGCCCGGGCAAGCTGGTCGGCGCCTGTTTGACCGACCAGCAGGGCGACGGGCTCTCGATGATCTACAGCTTCTTCGAAACCGACGATCCCGCCCGGCAAGGCCTTGGCACCTATATCATTCTCGACCATCTGCTTCGCGCGGGCCGTGCGAAGCTGCCCTACGTCTATCTCGGCTATTGGGTCGCCGAGGCGCGGCGCATGGCGTATAAGGCGCGCTTCAAGCCGATCGAGCGCCTCGGCGCCGACGGCTGGCGCCGTTTCGAGCCCGATCAGGGCGAACTGCCGCTGAATTAA
- a CDS encoding threonine ammonia-lyase: MASLVSRQDFPVSLADIEAAAKRIEGAVVRTPTLLSKTLSDLTGATVYVKFENLQFTAAYKERGALNKLLTMGETRGVIAASAGNHAQGLAYHAKRLGIPATIVMPKPTPTVKVMQTESHGAEIVLHGELFDEAYAHARTLAEERCLTFVHPFDDPAIIAGQGTVALEMLADAPDIDALVVPVGGGGLISGMAIAAKALKPGIDVIGAQAELYPSMYCAMTGKDMPSAGDTIAEGIAVKKPGAITSAIIREAVDEMLLVPERDIETAVSLLVQIEKTVAEGAGATSFAALLTHPERLKGRTVGIVLSGGNIDPRLLATVLLRDLARSGRLARLRIELQDRPGALFSVIRLFEQHQINIVEVYHQRIFTPLPAKDTFIDIECEARDAAQMEKLMAGLREAGFHVHAVKIQ; encoded by the coding sequence ATGGCCAGCCTCGTTTCCCGTCAGGACTTTCCCGTCAGCCTCGCCGATATCGAGGCGGCGGCGAAGCGGATCGAAGGCGCGGTCGTGCGTACGCCGACCTTGCTGTCGAAGACGCTGTCCGACCTGACCGGTGCGACGGTCTATGTAAAATTCGAAAACCTCCAATTCACCGCCGCCTACAAGGAGCGCGGCGCGCTCAACAAATTGCTGACGATGGGGGAGACGCGGGGCGTGATCGCGGCGTCGGCCGGGAACCACGCCCAGGGGCTTGCCTATCACGCGAAACGCCTTGGCATTCCGGCCACCATCGTGATGCCGAAGCCGACGCCTACGGTGAAGGTGATGCAGACCGAAAGCCATGGCGCCGAGATCGTCCTCCACGGCGAATTGTTCGACGAGGCTTATGCCCATGCCCGGACACTGGCCGAGGAACGCTGCCTCACCTTCGTCCATCCCTTCGACGATCCGGCGATCATCGCGGGACAGGGGACGGTGGCGCTCGAAATGCTCGCCGACGCGCCGGATATCGACGCGCTGGTCGTGCCGGTTGGCGGCGGCGGCCTCATCTCCGGCATGGCGATCGCGGCGAAGGCGCTGAAGCCCGGCATCGACGTGATCGGCGCGCAGGCGGAGCTCTACCCGTCCATGTATTGCGCGATGACAGGCAAGGACATGCCCTCTGCGGGCGACACGATCGCGGAAGGGATCGCGGTCAAGAAGCCCGGCGCGATTACCTCGGCCATCATCCGTGAGGCGGTGGACGAGATGCTGCTGGTGCCCGAACGCGATATCGAGACGGCGGTGAGCCTTCTCGTCCAGATCGAGAAAACGGTGGCCGAAGGCGCGGGCGCGACCAGCTTCGCCGCCTTGCTCACCCATCCGGAGCGATTGAAGGGGCGGACCGTGGGCATCGTCCTGTCGGGCGGCAATATCGATCCGCGCCTGCTCGCGACCGTGCTGCTCCGCGACCTTGCCCGCTCGGGCCGCCTCGCGCGGCTGCGCATCGAGCTTCAGGATCGTCCCGGCGCGCTCTTCTCCGTCATCCGCCTGTTCGAGCAGCACCAGATCAATATCGTCGAAGTCTATCACCAGCGTATCTTCACGCCCTTGCCCGCGAAGGACACGTTCATCGATATCGAATGCGAGGCACGCGACGCGGCCCAGATGGAGAAGCTGATGGCGGGGCTGCGTGAGGCGGGTTTCCACGTTCACGCCGTTAAAATTCAGTAA
- a CDS encoding NAD(P)-dependent oxidoreductase yields the protein MARIAYLGLGVMGAPMARHLAAAGHQVTVYNRTAEKARAWVEAHGGSHAPTPAAAAGNADVVISCVGADKDLDEVTLGPDGAFRNMRPGTLFIDHTTVSARIARRIADEGRGRDILCLDAPVSGGQAGAENGQLAIMCGGTDIAFASAEPVMRAYGARIVHVGPDGHGQLAKMANQIAIAGAVQGAAEALHFAEQAALDTAKVFEAISGGSAQSWQMVNRWQTMSEDRFDFGFAVDWMRKDLGLTLEEGRANGATLPVTALIDQFYADVQAMGGGRFDTSSLIKRLRKS from the coding sequence ATGGCACGGATCGCATATTTGGGCTTGGGCGTGATGGGCGCCCCGATGGCGCGGCACCTCGCGGCGGCGGGGCACCAGGTCACCGTCTACAATCGCACCGCCGAAAAGGCGCGGGCATGGGTCGAGGCGCATGGCGGCAGTCACGCGCCGACCCCGGCTGCCGCGGCGGGCAATGCCGATGTCGTGATTTCCTGCGTCGGCGCCGACAAGGATCTGGACGAAGTGACGCTCGGCCCGGACGGCGCGTTCCGCAACATGCGGCCGGGCACGCTCTTTATCGATCACACCACCGTGTCCGCCCGCATCGCGCGCCGCATCGCCGACGAAGGCCGGGGCCGGGACATTCTCTGTCTCGACGCGCCGGTTTCGGGCGGCCAGGCGGGCGCCGAGAACGGCCAGCTCGCGATCATGTGCGGCGGCACCGACATCGCCTTCGCGTCGGCCGAACCGGTCATGCGCGCTTATGGCGCCCGCATCGTCCATGTCGGGCCGGACGGCCACGGACAGCTCGCCAAGATGGCGAACCAGATCGCCATTGCGGGCGCGGTGCAGGGCGCGGCCGAGGCGCTTCACTTCGCCGAGCAGGCGGCGCTCGATACCGCTAAGGTGTTCGAAGCGATTTCCGGCGGATCGGCACAAAGCTGGCAGATGGTCAATCGCTGGCAGACGATGAGCGAGGACAGGTTCGACTTCGGCTTCGCGGTCGATTGGATGCGCAAGGATTTGGGACTGACGTTGGAGGAAGGGCGCGCGAACGGCGCGACGCTTCCCGTCACGGCCCTTATCGATCAATTCTATGCGGACGTTCAGGCCATGGGCGGCGGGCGGTTCGACACATCCTCGCTGATCAAAAGGCTCCGGAAATCATGA